The proteins below come from a single Candidatus Binataceae bacterium genomic window:
- a CDS encoding helix-turn-helix domain-containing protein, producing the protein MPEVSPSDQIFTIEELSEHLRVHPTTIYRLLRQGRLPGFRVGSNWRFSREAIEQWEREQAGRAAASPPRRRRRARRR; encoded by the coding sequence ATGCCCGAGGTATCTCCGAGCGATCAGATTTTCACCATCGAGGAGCTGTCGGAGCACTTGCGGGTACATCCGACCACCATCTACCGCCTGCTCAGGCAGGGGCGTCTGCCGGGGTTTCGCGTCGGCAGCAACTGGCGTTTCAGCCGCGAGGCGATCGAGCAGTGGGAGCGCGAGCAGGCTGGACGAGCCGCCGCAAGCCCTCCGCGTCGCCGGCGTCGCGCGCGTCGCCGCTAG
- a CDS encoding alpha/beta fold hydrolase, protein MPTKYVEVQGSAIYYYYSGPTTLPDVVPDLSRGRKIVMLHGAGSNGHTWHNQVAHFGGAHSPISIDLPAHGRSSGVYGLNTVQEYSDFVIAFLDALGIGSAVIAGRSMGGAIAMDMAARYSGRVEAIVPVVTAAKFNIPPERVEALRGVAMGRAPQAFVTDGYSPATVKDRFEVVREGWMEQIQTDPRVRYMDIVACTRCDLREQIARIDKPALILAGADDPIATPADAEFIHGRLRGSQLRVIPGAAHHLPNEQPRETNFAVEKFLAEL, encoded by the coding sequence ATGCCGACCAAGTATGTGGAAGTGCAGGGCTCTGCGATTTACTACTACTACAGCGGACCGACCACGTTGCCCGACGTGGTGCCCGATCTCTCGCGCGGCCGCAAGATCGTGATGCTGCACGGCGCCGGCTCCAATGGCCATACCTGGCACAACCAGGTCGCCCATTTTGGCGGCGCGCACAGTCCGATCTCGATCGATCTGCCGGCGCACGGCCGTTCCTCGGGCGTCTATGGGCTCAACACGGTGCAGGAATACAGCGACTTTGTGATCGCCTTCCTCGACGCGCTGGGCATCGGCTCGGCGGTTATCGCGGGGCGCTCGATGGGCGGGGCGATCGCGATGGACATGGCGGCGCGCTATTCCGGGCGGGTCGAGGCGATCGTGCCGGTGGTCACCGCGGCCAAATTCAACATCCCGCCCGAGCGGGTCGAGGCGCTGCGCGGGGTTGCGATGGGCCGCGCGCCGCAGGCCTTCGTCACCGACGGCTACTCGCCGGCCACGGTCAAGGATCGCTTCGAGGTGGTGCGCGAGGGCTGGATGGAGCAGATCCAGACCGATCCGCGCGTGCGCTACATGGACATCGTGGCCTGCACGCGATGCGATCTGCGCGAGCAGATCGCGCGTATCGACAAGCCTGCGCTCATCCTTGCCGGTGCCGATGATCCTATTGCCACCCCGGCCGACGCCGAGTTCATCCATGGCCGCCTGCGCGGCTCGCAATTGCGCGTGATTCCCGGCGCCGCCCATCATCTGCCCAACGAACAGCCCCGGGAGACCAACTTCGCGGTCGAGAAGTTTCTCGCCGAACTTTAG
- a CDS encoding thiolase domain-containing protein, producing the protein MSLSRKTALAGVYEHPARFAPDKSMFQIMAESVRGALDDAGLKIQDVDGVCTTGIGMSGMGIVGFCDYMNLTPNFVDSTSIGGSSFVAHTAHAAAAIAAGLCKVAVVVYGSTAASQRFAIGTGGGGGGGDPCDQYEAPFGPTTVGAYAMMAQRHMHEYGTTSEQLAEIAVTMRLHASMNPAAKYREPITVADVLASRIISSPLHLLDCCIISDGGGALVVTSAERARDLKKKPVYILGCGETVRHAARGQRDFMEMAAGQSGPLAFERAGVAPKDIDLAMIYDSFTITVLMTLENLGFCKRGEGGAFVGGGRLRYDGALPTNTDGGGLSSNHPGMRGIFLVIEAVRQLRGEGGPRQVKECALALCHGTGGTLGLRHSGATLVLGNQ; encoded by the coding sequence ATGAGTCTAAGCCGCAAGACCGCGCTGGCCGGCGTGTACGAGCATCCTGCCCGCTTCGCGCCCGACAAGAGCATGTTCCAGATCATGGCCGAGAGTGTGCGCGGCGCGCTCGACGACGCCGGGCTCAAGATCCAGGACGTCGACGGCGTGTGCACCACCGGGATCGGCATGAGCGGGATGGGGATCGTGGGTTTTTGCGACTACATGAACCTGACGCCCAATTTCGTCGATTCGACCTCGATCGGCGGGTCTTCGTTCGTCGCCCATACTGCGCATGCTGCCGCCGCTATCGCGGCCGGTCTCTGCAAGGTTGCCGTAGTGGTGTACGGCTCGACCGCGGCCTCGCAGCGCTTTGCGATCGGCACCGGCGGCGGAGGCGGTGGCGGCGATCCCTGCGATCAATACGAAGCGCCGTTCGGGCCGACCACGGTGGGCGCCTATGCGATGATGGCCCAGCGCCACATGCATGAGTACGGCACGACCTCGGAGCAGCTGGCGGAGATCGCGGTCACGATGCGCCTGCACGCCTCGATGAATCCGGCGGCCAAGTACCGCGAGCCGATCACGGTCGCGGACGTGCTGGCGTCGCGGATCATTTCCTCGCCGCTCCATCTGCTCGACTGCTGCATCATCAGCGACGGCGGCGGCGCTCTGGTCGTGACCTCGGCGGAACGGGCGCGCGATTTGAAGAAGAAGCCGGTTTACATTCTCGGATGCGGCGAGACGGTGCGCCACGCCGCGCGCGGCCAGCGCGATTTCATGGAGATGGCGGCGGGACAGTCGGGGCCGCTCGCCTTTGAGCGCGCCGGCGTCGCTCCCAAGGACATCGATCTCGCGATGATCTACGACTCGTTCACGATCACGGTGCTGATGACGCTCGAGAATCTCGGCTTCTGCAAGCGCGGCGAGGGCGGCGCCTTCGTCGGCGGCGGACGGCTACGCTACGACGGCGCGCTTCCGACCAACACCGACGGCGGCGGGCTGTCGTCGAACCATCCGGGGATGCGCGGCATCTTCCTGGTGATCGAGGCGGTCAGGCAACTGCGCGGCGAAGGCGGCCCGCGCCAGGTCAAGGAGTGCGCGCTCGCGCTCTGCCACGGCACCGGCGGCACGCTGGGTCTGCGTCACTCCGGCGCCACGCTTGTCCTGGGTAACCAGTAA
- a CDS encoding Zn-ribbon domain-containing OB-fold protein — protein sequence MADEKSDKKKYAKPLPRIDEENRPWWEALKRHELYIQKCRDCGDRRYYPRALCTNCLSSRTEWVRCGTKGKVYTWTATMQNQAPGFRESLPYVMAYVELDEGLKVLTNLVECKPDEVRIGMPVEAVFEDVTPEMTLLKFRPAR from the coding sequence ATGGCCGACGAAAAGTCCGACAAGAAAAAGTACGCGAAGCCGCTCCCGCGAATCGACGAGGAGAACCGCCCGTGGTGGGAGGCGCTCAAGCGCCACGAACTGTATATCCAGAAATGCCGCGACTGCGGCGACCGGCGCTACTACCCGCGAGCACTTTGCACCAATTGTCTCAGCTCGCGCACCGAGTGGGTGCGCTGCGGCACAAAGGGCAAGGTCTATACCTGGACCGCGACGATGCAGAACCAGGCGCCGGGCTTTCGCGAGTCGCTGCCCTACGTGATGGCTTACGTCGAACTGGACGAGGGGCTCAAGGTGTTGACCAACCTTGTGGAGTGCAAGCCCGATGAGGTTAGAATAGGAATGCCCGTCGAGGCCGTGTTCGAGGACGTCACGCCCGAGATGACGTTGCTCAAGTTTCGCCCGGCGAGGTAA
- a CDS encoding PHP-associated domain-containing protein — protein MPTTLDLHSHSEASEDSRAPLEAYLNWIKLRRHERPVDGIVLTEHRQFNAGADYRALEDKFGLMVLKASEVETDYGHVLVFGVTEEMTRRFDFANVRLGAQELIDEVARMGGVAVPCHPGRPTVGLCEHYAARPPLNNVVAVEVLNGGSRKGEDDRSMELVRTYGYRAIGGSDSHLVSLIALCATRFEADVRSIEDLVRELKEGKYEPVDFRPRRKPVPAAVPDEVRHNGG, from the coding sequence GTGCCGACAACCCTCGACCTTCACAGCCACAGCGAAGCCTCCGAAGACAGCCGCGCGCCGCTTGAGGCCTATCTCAACTGGATCAAGCTGCGCCGCCATGAGCGGCCCGTCGACGGCATCGTGCTCACCGAGCATCGGCAGTTCAACGCCGGCGCCGACTACCGCGCGCTCGAGGACAAGTTCGGCCTGATGGTGCTCAAGGCGTCCGAGGTCGAGACCGACTACGGACACGTGCTGGTCTTCGGCGTGACCGAGGAGATGACACGCCGTTTCGACTTCGCCAACGTGCGCCTTGGCGCGCAGGAGTTGATCGACGAAGTGGCGCGGATGGGCGGCGTCGCCGTGCCGTGCCATCCCGGACGGCCGACCGTGGGCCTCTGCGAGCATTACGCGGCCAGGCCGCCGCTCAACAACGTCGTCGCGGTCGAAGTCCTCAACGGCGGCTCGCGTAAGGGCGAAGACGATCGTTCGATGGAGCTGGTGCGAACCTACGGCTACCGCGCGATCGGCGGCTCGGACAGCCATCTGGTGAGCCTGATTGCGCTCTGCGCGACGCGTTTCGAGGCCGACGTCCGCTCGATCGAGGACCTGGTGCGCGAACTCAAAGAAGGCAAATACGAGCCGGTCGATTTCCGTCCCAGGCGCAAACCCGTGCCGGCGGCGGTCCCCGACGAGGTGAGGCACAATGGCGGTTGA
- a CDS encoding MaoC family dehydratase N-terminal domain-containing protein: MAVDYDPALIGRVFEVTDPVSVSAEAIGKYCAAIGETNPLYIEEAAAKKGPYRTIVAPPSFAVTFRNGRHFFTHVPRFGSAGFDAGKDVEFVVPIRAGDQITLSSHVKEIYEKTGRSGSMVFVVVRSTVRNQNGEVVAHIDHRFMNRP, from the coding sequence ATGGCGGTTGATTACGATCCGGCGCTGATCGGCAGGGTCTTCGAAGTGACCGATCCGGTGAGCGTCAGCGCCGAGGCAATCGGCAAGTACTGCGCCGCCATCGGCGAGACCAATCCCCTGTACATTGAAGAGGCGGCCGCGAAGAAAGGGCCGTACCGAACGATCGTCGCGCCGCCGTCATTCGCGGTGACCTTCCGCAACGGGCGCCACTTCTTCACTCACGTTCCGCGCTTCGGCAGCGCCGGCTTCGACGCGGGCAAGGACGTCGAGTTCGTTGTGCCGATTCGCGCCGGCGACCAGATAACGCTGAGCTCGCACGTCAAGGAAATCTACGAGAAGACCGGGCGCAGCGGCTCGATGGTGTTCGTGGTGGTGCGCTCGACCGTGCGCAATCAAAACGGCGAGGTCGTCGCCCACATCGACCATCGCTTCATGAACCGGCCCTAG
- a CDS encoding MaoC/PaaZ C-terminal domain-containing protein, with amino-acid sequence MSITKFDAVNIGDTLGPQEIFLSKDQVRTYARTCGMDVPRFTDDEGARKEGLPGMIAPGNLSLAMLSRLVTDWIGQSGARLARLGTTYRQPVQPDRTLTLNGFVTHTEPAEKRVEIDVWIENEDGERLVIGTASVEFP; translated from the coding sequence ATGTCAATCACCAAATTCGATGCGGTCAATATCGGCGATACCCTGGGTCCGCAGGAAATCTTCCTCAGCAAGGACCAGGTGCGGACCTACGCGCGCACCTGCGGGATGGACGTGCCGCGCTTCACCGACGACGAAGGCGCGCGCAAGGAAGGGCTGCCGGGGATGATCGCGCCGGGCAATCTGAGCCTTGCGATGCTGTCGCGCCTGGTGACCGACTGGATCGGACAAAGCGGCGCGCGGCTTGCGCGCCTGGGCACGACTTACCGCCAGCCCGTGCAGCCCGACCGTACGCTCACACTGAACGGCTTTGTCACGCACACCGAGCCGGCCGAAAAACGCGTCGAGATCGACGTCTGGATCGAGAACGAAGACGGCGAGCGCCTGGTGATCGGCACCGCGAGCGTCGAGTTTCCGTAG